One Microbacterium sp. zg-B96 genomic region harbors:
- a CDS encoding glucose PTS transporter subunit IIA, which produces MSDSPAAEIVEKVGGPGNIESLTHCATRLRFQLRDGDLADQSAVEAIPGVMGAVPQAGDRFQVVIGGGVQTVYNDIMALPTMTGDAEGDVDDAAAIKARERAKGPRGKFAWLDTLFEFLSDSFRPILGALLGASLFITFMALMATLGVIPSWNAPGVVLEPSWAFINLMWQCVFIFLPLMVAYNASQKIGADPWVGFAIMAVVMLPGFAALGQDATAQQITFLGSDITTVPVFGIPLTVFDYSSQVFPPLLMAAVLGPLWKGLKKIIPDNLHLIFVPFLAMLVMIPLTAFLIGPIGVYAGAGLANFLRSINDFSPFIFAIIIPLAYPFMVPLGLHWPINAIMLLNIQTLGYDFIQGPMGAWNFACFGATAAVLVQAWREKDAQMKQTATGALAAGLLGGISEPSLYGIHLRFKRIYPRMLVGCFVGGLIIGIGGGVRTEAFVFTSLLTIPAFQPIILYGIAVAAAFITSMVLVMIFGYKPKEPVEAPAEATTASAPAGASAPTTTASTTAGGAGTAGAATATATLAGPGTTSEVAAALQVMSPLDGTAVALSEVPDPVFAGGTMGPGVAIEPTGDTVYAPGAGTVAAAQPTGHAFGLVLDGGIELLIHVGIDTVNLKGEGFDVKVKNGDRIEVGTPLVTFDRAVIEKAGYPLITPVIVLNADQFDAVDPIALGPTTAGAPLLSVETKAGS; this is translated from the coding sequence ATGTCCGACAGCCCCGCAGCCGAGATCGTCGAGAAGGTCGGCGGACCCGGAAACATCGAGAGTCTCACCCACTGTGCGACCCGCCTGCGATTCCAATTGCGCGACGGCGACCTGGCGGACCAATCCGCCGTCGAGGCGATCCCCGGCGTCATGGGCGCCGTCCCTCAAGCCGGTGACCGCTTCCAGGTCGTGATCGGCGGCGGGGTGCAGACCGTCTACAACGACATCATGGCGCTGCCGACGATGACCGGTGATGCCGAAGGCGACGTCGACGACGCCGCAGCCATCAAGGCGCGGGAGCGCGCCAAGGGCCCTCGCGGCAAGTTCGCGTGGCTCGACACGCTGTTCGAGTTCCTCTCCGACTCGTTCCGCCCGATCCTGGGAGCCCTGCTGGGTGCGTCGCTGTTCATCACCTTCATGGCGCTCATGGCCACGCTCGGGGTCATCCCGTCGTGGAACGCGCCGGGTGTCGTGCTGGAGCCGTCGTGGGCGTTCATCAACCTGATGTGGCAGTGCGTGTTCATCTTCCTGCCGCTCATGGTCGCCTACAACGCGTCGCAGAAGATCGGCGCCGACCCGTGGGTGGGTTTCGCGATCATGGCGGTCGTGATGCTCCCCGGCTTCGCCGCACTCGGGCAGGATGCCACGGCGCAGCAGATCACCTTCCTCGGCTCGGACATCACGACGGTGCCGGTGTTCGGCATCCCGCTCACGGTCTTCGATTACAGCTCGCAGGTGTTCCCGCCGCTGCTCATGGCAGCCGTGCTCGGGCCGCTGTGGAAGGGGCTGAAGAAGATCATCCCCGACAACCTGCACCTGATCTTCGTGCCGTTCCTGGCCATGCTGGTGATGATCCCGCTGACGGCATTCCTCATCGGCCCGATCGGCGTGTACGCCGGTGCCGGGCTTGCCAACTTCCTGCGCTCGATCAACGACTTCTCGCCGTTCATCTTCGCCATCATCATTCCGCTGGCCTACCCGTTCATGGTGCCGTTGGGGCTGCACTGGCCGATCAACGCGATCATGCTGCTGAATATCCAGACCCTCGGGTACGACTTCATCCAGGGCCCGATGGGCGCATGGAACTTCGCGTGCTTCGGAGCGACGGCCGCCGTGCTGGTGCAGGCCTGGCGGGAGAAGGACGCCCAGATGAAACAGACCGCCACCGGCGCGCTCGCGGCGGGCCTGCTCGGCGGGATCTCGGAACCGTCGCTGTACGGCATCCATCTGCGCTTCAAGCGGATCTATCCACGCATGCTCGTCGGCTGCTTCGTCGGCGGACTCATCATCGGCATCGGCGGTGGGGTGCGAACCGAGGCGTTCGTCTTCACGTCGCTGCTGACGATCCCGGCCTTCCAGCCGATCATCCTGTACGGAATCGCGGTGGCCGCGGCCTTCATCACCTCGATGGTGCTCGTCATGATCTTCGGCTACAAGCCGAAGGAGCCGGTCGAAGCTCCGGCCGAGGCCACCACCGCGAGCGCTCCCGCCGGTGCGAGCGCGCCCACGACCACGGCGTCGACGACGGCGGGCGGGGCCGGCACGGCCGGAGCGGCCACCGCCACCGCAACGCTCGCGGGGCCCGGGACGACGTCAGAGGTGGCAGCGGCGCTGCAGGTCATGTCGCCGCTGGACGGCACGGCCGTCGCCCTGTCGGAGGTACCCGATCCGGTGTTCGCGGGCGGCACGATGGGGCCGGGGGTGGCGATCGAGCCCACCGGCGACACCGTCTACGCCCCTGGTGCCGGTACGGTCGCCGCGGCCCAGCCCACCGGTCACGCCTTCGGGCTCGTGCTCGACGGCGGTATCGAGCTGCTCATCCACGTCGGCATCGACACCGTGAACCTCAAGGGGGAGGGGTTCGACGTCAAGGTGAAAAACGGGGATCGCATCGAGGTGGGAACCCCGCTGGTGACCTTCGACCGTGCGGTGATCGAGAAGGCCGGCTATCCGCTCATCACCCCGGTGATCGTGCTCAACGCCGACCAGTTCGACGCCGTCGACCCGATCGCGCTGGGTCCCACCACGGCCGGTGCGCCGCTGCTGTCGGTGGAGACGAAGGCCGGATCGTAG
- a CDS encoding ABC transporter ATP-binding protein, which translates to MNNTSDTFALVATGLIKRYGPLTALAGVDVTIARGESVAVMGASGSGKTTLLHCLAAVIAPDAGSVRLGVPGAAPLELAGMSEDERSAVRRSRVGFVFQEHLLLPELTAVENAALPLLVTGVARRQAEQHAAGWLAALGLAGMEDRRIGQLSGGQSQRVAIARAQVTGAAIVFADEPTGALDSATSTDVMTALLHATTGQGRSLVVVTHDAEVAARCDRVLHMRDGSIVGQATPAAGADATTVAGAGR; encoded by the coding sequence GTGAACAACACTTCTGACACCTTCGCCCTGGTCGCCACCGGGCTCATCAAGCGGTACGGCCCCCTGACAGCGCTCGCCGGCGTGGACGTGACCATCGCCCGCGGCGAGTCCGTCGCGGTGATGGGCGCCTCGGGATCCGGCAAGACCACCCTGCTGCACTGCCTCGCCGCCGTGATCGCTCCGGATGCCGGGTCGGTGCGACTCGGCGTGCCCGGTGCGGCGCCGCTGGAGCTGGCCGGCATGAGCGAGGACGAGCGATCGGCGGTGCGCCGCTCGCGGGTAGGGTTCGTGTTCCAGGAGCATCTGCTGCTGCCCGAACTGACCGCGGTCGAAAACGCCGCGCTGCCACTGCTGGTCACCGGCGTCGCGCGCCGGCAGGCCGAGCAGCACGCGGCCGGATGGCTGGCGGCGCTGGGACTGGCCGGCATGGAAGATCGCCGCATCGGGCAACTCTCGGGCGGGCAGTCTCAGCGGGTCGCCATCGCGCGCGCCCAGGTGACCGGTGCCGCCATCGTGTTCGCCGACGAGCCCACCGGCGCGCTGGACTCCGCGACCTCCACCGACGTGATGACGGCACTGCTGCACGCCACGACCGGTCAGGGCCGGAGCCTCGTGGTCGTCACCCACGATGCCGAGGTCGCGGCGCGCTGCGACCGCGTGCTGCACATGCGTGACGGCAGCATCGTCGGCCAGGCGACGCCGGCCGCCGGGGCGGATGCCACGACGGTCGCCGGAGCCGGTCGATGA
- a CDS encoding FtsX-like permease family protein, whose amino-acid sequence MSVIAASVLTPPTARSSGSLRRVATLTALLARPSRQGRAALVLPVVAFAVTTALLLVVVGGTIMFHTDPRTNGDVLYGMLATLALVLLAVPVFTLGAAAARLSSRRRNDRLATLRLLGATTSEVSMMTVLEAATTAFVGAIGGVVLYLLLLPLVGLLPFFGGPIGIGAVWAGVPAVAAAVFGVTALATTSAALSLRKVRLTPLGVRRRTNAAPKRLALIVICLLLLVVVIAVVANIGLVFDVIGVAVLMGLFAGAMGLVNVIGTPIVAARGRSLARRASSAAQLIAGRELAAHAGQAWRRVSGIAMIAFIAVVAGAGMGLLETIGENEQGTVLADIRTGVIVTLAAAFVLLACSVGVTQAASVLEDRELIVGLDRLGVPEDELRRARRTGVMLPLRWAAVGGAAVGGALSLPMVGSALVTSPVPTLVVAATFAGGFAVVGLALSATDPLTRAVRRSGV is encoded by the coding sequence ATGAGCGTCATCGCGGCATCCGTCCTGACCCCGCCGACGGCGCGGTCCTCCGGGTCACTTCGCCGCGTGGCGACCCTCACCGCGCTGCTCGCGCGGCCCTCCCGCCAGGGCCGGGCCGCCCTGGTGCTTCCGGTCGTCGCGTTCGCCGTGACCACCGCGCTGCTGCTGGTGGTCGTCGGCGGCACGATCATGTTCCACACCGACCCGCGCACGAACGGGGACGTGCTGTACGGCATGCTCGCGACGCTGGCCCTCGTGCTGCTGGCGGTGCCGGTCTTCACGCTCGGGGCCGCCGCGGCGCGACTGTCCAGCCGCCGCCGCAATGACCGGCTCGCGACGTTGCGCCTCCTGGGCGCGACGACGTCCGAGGTGTCGATGATGACCGTGCTGGAAGCGGCGACCACCGCGTTCGTCGGAGCCATCGGGGGTGTCGTGCTCTACCTGCTGTTGCTCCCCCTGGTGGGGCTGCTGCCGTTCTTCGGCGGACCGATCGGCATCGGCGCGGTGTGGGCGGGCGTGCCCGCGGTGGCCGCTGCAGTGTTCGGGGTCACCGCACTTGCCACCACGAGCGCGGCACTGAGCCTGCGCAAAGTGCGGCTGACGCCGCTCGGTGTGCGCCGCCGGACGAACGCCGCGCCCAAGCGGCTCGCGTTGATCGTCATCTGCCTGCTGCTGCTGGTCGTCGTGATCGCCGTGGTGGCGAACATCGGTCTCGTCTTCGACGTCATTGGCGTTGCGGTGCTGATGGGGCTGTTCGCCGGCGCCATGGGACTGGTGAACGTCATCGGCACGCCGATCGTCGCCGCCCGCGGCCGTTCCCTGGCGCGACGAGCGTCGTCGGCGGCGCAGCTGATCGCCGGCCGCGAGCTGGCAGCCCACGCCGGGCAGGCGTGGCGCCGGGTGTCGGGGATCGCGATGATCGCGTTCATCGCCGTCGTCGCGGGGGCGGGCATGGGCCTGCTGGAGACGATCGGCGAGAACGAGCAGGGCACCGTGCTCGCCGACATCCGCACCGGGGTGATCGTGACGCTGGCCGCGGCGTTCGTGCTGCTGGCGTGTTCGGTGGGCGTCACCCAGGCGGCATCCGTGCTGGAAGACCGCGAGCTGATCGTGGGGCTTGACCGCCTCGGCGTTCCCGAGGACGAGCTGCGGCGTGCTCGCCGCACCGGGGTGATGCTGCCGCTGCGCTGGGCGGCCGTGGGCGGTGCCGCGGTCGGAGGCGCGCTGAGCCTACCGATGGTCGGATCGGCACTCGTGACATCCCCGGTTCCCACCCTGGTGGTCGCGGCGACCTTCGCCGGCGGATTCGCGGTCGTGGGGCTCGCCCTGTCGGCGACCGACCCGCTCACCCGAGCCGTACGCCGCAGCGGCGTGTGA
- a CDS encoding lipase maturation factor family protein, producing MDGFAAVDFEFARQVLQRGIAALYFVAFLSTLNQFRALLGERGLLPAPELLSWVAASARRARMVGPTLFRRVRYTDRRLVALCVAGLVVSAALVAGLPQLAPPWLPMACFLLLWLGYMSVVSIGQTFYGFGWEMLLLEAGFLAAFLGSNDQPPPTVVIVLLWWLLFRLEFGAGMIKIRGGREWRDLSALTYHHETQPMPGPLSRQAHLLPRAFHELEVIGNHFSQLVVPWFLFAPLLGLWIPGPVPAIVGNIAAGIVVATQLWLVLTGNFAWLNWASIVLAFAAVSIPGSGAPAASDPPWIIDGLPLPWLIVTCGVGVLYLVISWPALRNLVAHRQLMNASFNRWQLANAYGAFGTVTKERIEYVIEATMDADPTGASWQEYAFKGKPGDVRRVPRQYAPYHLRLDWLMWFLPLGRSLDDWFTVLLVRLLEADAATLALLRSAPFEKQRPRWVRVVSYRYRFATHAEYRRDRVRWVRDRRRVLVRPMGLSALPR from the coding sequence ATGGACGGCTTCGCGGCGGTCGACTTCGAGTTCGCGCGGCAGGTGCTCCAACGAGGCATCGCGGCGCTGTACTTCGTCGCGTTCCTGTCCACGCTCAACCAGTTCCGCGCGCTGCTGGGCGAGCGGGGGCTGCTGCCGGCCCCGGAGCTGCTCTCGTGGGTGGCGGCATCCGCGCGCCGTGCGCGCATGGTGGGGCCCACCCTGTTCCGCCGGGTGAGGTACACCGACCGGCGGCTGGTCGCGCTGTGCGTGGCCGGACTCGTGGTGAGCGCGGCGCTGGTGGCGGGCCTGCCGCAGCTCGCGCCGCCGTGGTTGCCGATGGCGTGCTTCCTGCTGCTGTGGCTGGGGTACATGTCGGTGGTCAGCATCGGGCAGACGTTCTACGGGTTCGGGTGGGAGATGCTGCTGCTGGAAGCCGGGTTCCTCGCGGCGTTCCTGGGGTCGAACGATCAGCCGCCGCCGACGGTGGTGATCGTGCTGCTGTGGTGGCTGCTGTTCCGGCTGGAGTTCGGTGCCGGCATGATCAAGATCCGCGGCGGCCGCGAGTGGCGGGACCTGTCCGCCCTCACCTACCACCACGAGACGCAGCCGATGCCCGGGCCGCTCAGTCGCCAGGCGCACCTGCTGCCGCGGGCGTTCCACGAGCTGGAGGTGATCGGCAACCACTTCTCGCAGCTGGTGGTGCCGTGGTTCCTCTTCGCACCGCTGCTGGGGCTGTGGATCCCCGGGCCCGTCCCGGCGATCGTCGGCAACATCGCCGCCGGCATCGTGGTGGCCACGCAGCTGTGGCTCGTCCTCACCGGCAACTTCGCGTGGCTCAACTGGGCGAGCATCGTGCTGGCGTTCGCGGCGGTGTCGATCCCCGGGTCCGGCGCCCCCGCGGCATCCGACCCGCCCTGGATCATCGACGGACTGCCGCTGCCGTGGCTCATCGTCACGTGCGGGGTCGGCGTGCTGTACCTCGTGATCAGCTGGCCGGCGCTGCGCAACCTCGTGGCGCACCGACAGCTGATGAACGCGAGCTTCAACCGCTGGCAGCTGGCCAACGCGTACGGCGCATTCGGCACCGTCACCAAGGAACGCATCGAGTATGTGATCGAGGCGACGATGGATGCCGATCCGACCGGAGCGAGCTGGCAGGAGTACGCCTTCAAGGGCAAACCCGGCGACGTGCGGCGGGTGCCGCGGCAGTACGCGCCATATCACCTGCGGCTGGACTGGCTGATGTGGTTCCTGCCGCTGGGGCGGTCGCTGGATGACTGGTTCACGGTGCTGCTGGTGCGGCTGCTGGAGGCAGATGCCGCGACGCTCGCGCTGCTGCGGTCCGCGCCGTTCGAAAAGCAGCGGCCGCGGTGGGTGCGGGTGGTGTCGTACCGCTACCGGTTCGCCACGCACGCGGAGTACCGCCGCGACCGGGTGCGTTGGGTGCGCGACCGCCGCCGGGTGCTGGTGCGGCCGATGGGACTGTCGGCCCTGCCGCGGTGA
- a CDS encoding DUF72 domain-containing protein produces the protein MSARVRVGISGWRYPSWRGDFYPKGLAQARELAYVGEKMSTLELNGSFYSLQRPTSYQRWRQAVPDDFVFAVKGSRYITHMLRLRGIEVALANFFASGVLALGEQLGPVLWQLPEREEFDPAGLEEFLAALPRTTGAALELARRHDERLDGRDWLEIERDVPIRYAFEPRSTTYEDAALAPILQGHDVALVVADTAGRFPAFGEATASFVYIRLHGAEDLYTSGYTDAQLDDWAARIVAWRDGSGDGTPRDVYVYFDNDAHGHAPHDALALAQRVGDVPTA, from the coding sequence ATGAGCGCACGGGTCCGCGTTGGGATCTCCGGGTGGCGCTATCCCAGCTGGCGAGGCGACTTCTACCCGAAGGGGCTCGCGCAGGCCCGCGAACTGGCCTACGTCGGTGAGAAGATGTCGACGCTCGAGCTCAACGGATCGTTCTACTCGCTGCAGCGTCCGACCAGCTACCAGCGGTGGCGTCAGGCCGTGCCGGACGACTTCGTCTTCGCGGTGAAGGGCTCCCGCTACATCACGCATATGCTGCGGCTGCGCGGCATCGAGGTGGCGCTGGCGAACTTCTTCGCCTCCGGGGTGCTCGCGCTGGGGGAGCAGCTGGGGCCTGTCCTCTGGCAGCTGCCCGAGCGGGAGGAGTTCGACCCCGCGGGCCTGGAGGAATTCCTCGCCGCCCTGCCGCGCACGACGGGGGCGGCGCTCGAGCTCGCGCGGCGCCACGACGAGCGGCTCGACGGCCGCGACTGGCTCGAGATCGAGCGCGACGTCCCGATCCGGTACGCCTTCGAGCCGCGGTCGACGACGTACGAGGATGCTGCGTTGGCGCCGATCCTGCAGGGCCACGACGTCGCGCTGGTCGTGGCCGACACGGCGGGCCGGTTCCCGGCGTTCGGTGAGGCGACGGCATCCTTCGTCTACATCCGCCTGCACGGCGCGGAGGACCTCTACACCAGCGGCTACACCGACGCGCAGCTGGACGACTGGGCCGCCCGCATCGTGGCGTGGCGGGACGGCAGCGGCGACGGGACGCCGCGGGATGTCTACGTCTACTTCGACAACGACGCCCACGGTCACGCCCCGCACGACGCGCTGGCCCTCGCGCAGCGGGTCGGCGACGTGCCGACGGCCTGA
- a CDS encoding MarR family transcriptional regulator: protein MLSILEKRGAASAVSPTQENSPPQENSGGNVLYPGVFLFWGDGCRGVRGRSVASTAGEINALANLAARDEQTVSELSRCIGTPPSTMTSLLDRLAKRGLITRRTPETNRRTVVVGLTEAGRELAGESRKAISEIDADLGARLTAEDVAQLRRMLRVLSAESP, encoded by the coding sequence GTGCTCTCCATCCTAGAAAAGCGCGGTGCGGCATCCGCCGTCTCCCCGACACAGGAAAACTCACCGCCACAGGAGAATTCCGGCGGAAACGTCCTGTACCCGGGAGTCTTCCTGTTCTGGGGAGACGGATGCCGCGGCGTCCGTGGGCGGTCCGTCGCATCGACGGCCGGCGAGATCAACGCGCTGGCCAACCTCGCCGCACGGGATGAGCAGACCGTGTCCGAACTCAGTCGATGCATCGGGACGCCTCCGTCGACGATGACCAGCCTGCTCGACCGCCTCGCCAAACGCGGGCTGATCACGCGGCGTACACCCGAGACGAATCGGCGAACGGTCGTCGTCGGCCTCACCGAGGCGGGCCGGGAGTTGGCCGGCGAATCTCGCAAGGCCATCAGCGAGATCGATGCCGACCTGGGCGCTCGCCTTACGGCGGAGGACGTCGCGCAGTTGCGTCGGATGCTGCGGGTCCTATCGGCGGAGTCGCCGTGA
- a CDS encoding DUF4440 domain-containing protein, with protein MWESAERFQAIKDAELALLAGDTRRDDAKVERLLHPDFAEIGRSGRRWTREQIVAALAAERDHVTPHPDEWLFNEIAPNVVVITYLLRTESGQSSRHSSIWDTATGTPTLRFHQGTVVPAGLD; from the coding sequence ATGTGGGAGTCAGCCGAGCGTTTTCAGGCGATCAAGGATGCGGAGCTCGCGCTGCTGGCAGGTGACACGCGGCGCGACGACGCGAAGGTCGAGCGGTTGCTGCACCCGGATTTCGCAGAGATCGGGCGGTCGGGGCGCCGCTGGACGCGCGAGCAGATCGTCGCCGCGCTCGCGGCGGAGCGCGATCACGTCACGCCCCACCCGGACGAGTGGCTCTTCAACGAGATCGCTCCGAACGTCGTGGTGATCACCTACCTGCTTCGCACGGAGTCCGGGCAGAGCAGCCGTCACTCGTCCATCTGGGACACCGCCACCGGCACGCCGACGTTGCGCTTTCACCAGGGAACGGTGGTGCCCGCGGGGCTCGACTGA